In Drosophila nasuta strain 15112-1781.00 chromosome 2R, ASM2355853v1, whole genome shotgun sequence, a single genomic region encodes these proteins:
- the LOC132783970 gene encoding nuclear receptor-binding protein homolog — protein MSNSQANAGSSGSVVDETNPNPSPNAANPASVILTTTSSTLQAAAAAGASTAAAGVAASTTTTATTTTGAPGTTATSATPEGGAVPNLAVDSSPRESGDDSEDESEILEESPCGRWLKRREEVDQRDVPGIDCVHLAMDTEEGVEVVWNEVQYAQLQELKTQEDKMRQVFDNLLQLDHQNIVKFHRYWTDISQAERPRVIFITEYMSSGSLKQFLKRTKRNAKRLPLESWRRWCTQILSALSYLHSCSPPIIHGNLTCDSIFIQHNGLVKIGSVVPDAVHYSVRRQHLEQQQREREREREQERGGHYFHAPEYGAAEQLTAAVDIYAFGMCALEMAALEIQPQSSNSESTAINEETILRTINSLDNDLQRDLILKCLNPQPQDRPSASDLLFHPLLFEVHSLKLLAAHCLVFSPANRTMFSETAFDGLMQRYNHPDVIMAQLNLSGSTERHQFRLSDVPGADKLEKFVEDVKYGVYPLITYSGKKPPHFRSRAASPERADSVKSATPEPVDTESRRIVNMMCSVKKLKEDSNDILMTILLRMDDKMNRQLTCQVNEEDTAADLTSELVRLGFVHLDDQDKIEVLLGETLRAGVLNDGAGSESSGAGVTTTATMAALEQLERNWSISDADKTMTSSMSVNTSPSSAALMYVPQQEQQPGEGAAEGTPILNSHSSN, from the exons ATGTCAAATAGCCAAGCAAATGCCGGCAGCAGTGGTAGCGTCGTGGATGAAACGAATCCCAATCCGAGTCCAAATGCAGCCAATCCCGCCAGCGTCATTTTGACGACAACGTCGAGCACAttgcaggcagcagcagcagctggtgcATCAACAGCTGCCGCTGGAGTCGCcgcaagcacaacaacaaccgcaacaacaacaactggagcACCTGgaacaactgcaacttcagCAACACCAGAAGGCGGCGCCGTTCCAAACTTGGCTGTGGACTCATCGCCAAGGGAATCGGGCGATGATTCAGAAGATGAGAGCGAAATACTGGAAGAGTCGCCATGCGGACGCTGGCTGAAGCGACGCGAGGAAGTGGATCAGCGTGATGTGCCCGGCATCGATTGTGTGCATCTGGCAATGGACACCGAGGAGGGTGTCGAGGTCGTTTGGAATGAGGTGCAATACGCGCAGCTGCAGGAGCTCAAAACCCAGGAGGATAAGATGCGTCAAGTCTTTGACAATCTGCTGCAGCTCGATCATCAGAATATTGTCAAATTCCATCGCTATTGGACGGACATCTCACAGGCGGAGCGACCGCGTGTCATCTTCATTACGGAGTACATGTCGTCGGGGTCGTTGAAACAGTTCCTCAAGCGCACCAAGCGCAATGCAAAGCGTTTGCCATTGGAGTCGTGGCGACGCTGGTGCACACAGATCCTGTCCGCGCTCAGTTATTTGCATTCCTGCTCGCCACCCATCATTCATGGCAATTTAACCTGTGATAGCATTTTCATACAGCACAATGGTCTGGTCAAGATCGGCTCTGTGGTCCCCGATGCAGTGCATTATAGCGTGCGACGTCAGCAcctcgagcagcagcagcgtgaGCGTGAAAGGGAGCGCGAACAGGAGCGTGGTGGCCACTATTTCCATGCTCCCGAATATGGTGCTGCGGAGCAATTAACAGCGGCTGTGGACATTTATGCGTTTGGAATGTGCGCCCTGGAAATGGCCGCGCTGGAGATACAGCCGCAGTCGAGCAATAGCGAATCGACAGCTATTAATGAGGAGACCATATTGCGCACAATCAATAGTCTGGACAATGATCTGCAGCGTGATCTAATACTGAAGTGCTTGAATCCACAGCCACAGGATCGACCAAGTGCCAGCGATTTGCTTTTTCATCCACTACTCTTTGAG GTGCATTCTTTGAAGCTGTTGGCCGCCCATTGTTTGGTCTTCTCGCCTGCCAATCGTACCATGTTTTCCGAAACCGCCTTTGATGGCCTCATGCAGCGCTATAATCATCCCGATGTAATAATGGCGCAGCTCAATCTGTCCGGTTCAACGGAACGCCATCAATTTCGCCTGTCCGATGTGCCAGGCGCTGATAAGCTGGAAAAGTTCGTCGAGGATGTCAAGTATGGCGTGTATCCGCTGATCACGTACAGCGGCAAGAAGCCACCACATTTTCGTTCTCGTGCCGCATCCCCAGAGCGTGCTGATTCCGTTAAATCGGCCACGCCGGAACCCGTGGACACCGAATCACGTCGCATTGTTAACATGATGTGCAGCGTCAAGAAATTGAAGGAGGACAGCAACGATATACTAATGACAATACTGTTGCGCATGGACGACAAAATGAATCGACAGCTGACGTGTCAGGTGAACGAAGAGGATACGGCTGCCGATTTGACCAGTGAACTGGTGCGTCTGGGATTTGTGCATCTGGATGATCAGGATAAGATCGAGGTGCTACTGGGCGAGACGTTGCGTGCGGGCGTACTCAACGATGGCGCTGGATCCGAAAGTTCCGGCGCTGGCGtaacgacaacggcaacgatgGCGGCTTTAGAGCAATTGGAGCGCAACTGGTCGATATCGGATGCGGACAAGACGATGACAAGCAGCATGTCGGTGAACACATCGCCAAGTTCGGCGGCATTGATGTATGTGccacagcaggagcagcagccgGGCGAGGGTGCCGCAGAGGGAACGCCGATCCTCAATAGCCACAGCAGCAATTAA